A region of Malaciobacter marinus DNA encodes the following proteins:
- a CDS encoding cation:proton antiporter, producing the protein MLTVIVTSLFLALTINILLKKINLPTIIGYIFTGTIIAYGFNLHDAVNNHTLKEIAEFGVVFLMFTIGLEFSLSHLKKMKNEVFVAGTLQILITAVIVFSISYFLLGIEKNVSFILSLAIALSSTAIVLKTFNETGEINRRYGQRSLGILIMQDIAVIPILLTIGFMSSASNSSVTDVLGEMVLHAAMLLALMVIIGKYLLEPFFKAITKTNSDELFVGTILFLAIGASLLAHELGFSYSLGAFIAGMLIAETRYKHQAEADLVPFRDLLLGIFFVTVGMQLKFDIISLYIHIILALLVSVMILKFVIIYAIIRINENKRVSMKTALSLVQVGEFSLALLELARTGGLVPAPYGQIMIVTIVLSMIITPIILKNLTFITDKFNQEEEPNVNQDLTSSILSNHTVILGLGEFGRNIADDLSASSEKYIAIENNIESFYKSINSGYNVVFGNATNKDLLRTVNLKAAKYVIVAIDNPKKLYQVCDTIQQVVPIEKIIVKIHTKKESDIINEFNISNVFVENRITSTKITELIINE; encoded by the coding sequence ATGCTAACAGTTATAGTAACTTCTCTTTTTTTAGCTTTAACTATAAACATACTTTTAAAAAAAATTAATCTTCCTACCATTATTGGTTATATATTTACAGGTACAATTATCGCTTATGGTTTCAATCTTCATGATGCTGTTAATAATCATACATTAAAAGAGATTGCAGAGTTTGGTGTAGTATTTTTAATGTTTACAATAGGACTAGAATTTTCACTTAGTCATTTAAAAAAGATGAAAAATGAAGTATTTGTAGCAGGTACATTGCAAATTTTGATTACGGCTGTAATTGTTTTTTCTATTAGTTATTTTTTATTGGGTATTGAAAAAAATGTTTCATTTATCTTATCTTTAGCTATTGCTTTATCTTCAACAGCAATAGTTTTAAAAACTTTTAATGAAACTGGTGAAATAAATAGACGATATGGACAAAGAAGTTTAGGTATTTTGATTATGCAAGATATAGCAGTAATACCTATTTTATTAACAATTGGATTTATGAGCAGCGCATCAAATAGTTCTGTAACAGATGTTTTAGGCGAGATGGTTTTACATGCTGCGATGTTATTAGCACTTATGGTAATTATTGGAAAATATTTACTTGAACCTTTTTTTAAAGCAATAACTAAAACAAACTCAGATGAACTTTTTGTTGGTACAATACTATTTTTAGCAATTGGTGCTTCACTTTTAGCTCATGAATTAGGCTTTTCATATTCTCTTGGAGCTTTTATAGCAGGTATGTTAATTGCTGAAACTAGATATAAACACCAAGCAGAAGCTGATTTGGTGCCTTTTAGAGATTTGTTATTAGGTATCTTCTTTGTAACTGTTGGAATGCAGTTAAAGTTTGATATTATTTCTTTATATATTCATATAATTTTAGCTTTATTAGTTTCTGTGATGATTTTAAAATTTGTAATCATTTATGCTATTATTAGGATAAATGAAAATAAACGTGTAAGTATGAAAACAGCACTTAGTTTAGTTCAAGTTGGGGAATTTTCACTTGCATTACTTGAACTTGCAAGAACAGGTGGCTTAGTCCCAGCTCCATATGGCCAAATAATGATTGTAACTATTGTATTATCAATGATTATTACTCCAATAATTTTAAAAAATCTTACTTTTATTACGGATAAATTTAATCAAGAAGAAGAACCAAATGTTAATCAAGATTTGACTAGTTCTATATTATCAAATCATACTGTTATTTTAGGTTTAGGTGAGTTTGGAAGAAATATAGCAGATGATTTGTCAGCTTCTTCTGAAAAATATATAGCAATTGAAAATAACATTGAAAGTTTTTATAAGTCAATAAATAGTGGATATAATGTAGTTTTTGGAAATGCCACAAATAAAGATTTATTAAGAACTGTAAATTTAAAAGCAGCAAAATATGTAATTGTTGCAATAGATAATCCAAAAAAATTATATCAAGTATGTGATACAATTCAACAAGTTGTACCAATAGAAAAAATTATTGTAAAAATACATACAAAAAAAGAATCAGATATAATAAATGAATTTAATATTTCTAATGTATTTGTTGAAAATAGAATAACTAGTACAAAAATTACTGAATTAATTATAAATGAGTGA
- a CDS encoding DUF1538 family protein, with the protein MTQFNFFLKLLRDSFRDLLPIIIVILFFQLTIIQDVPENWLSTTIGLVIVGFGLALFLQGLEIGIFPIGESLARDFAKSKNIIWILFFGFLIGFGTTIAEPALAVIADKAASISSGRIDATILRLVVAASVGFAILLGVFRIIKGHPIHYYIIAGYILVVGVTFFAPKEIIGLAYDLGGVTTSTVTVPLVAALGIGLATSIKGRNPVIDGFGLIAFASLTPMIFVQIYGIAVYNLFEAKEVADIAINATASSTININISTIVSGILSVIKDVAPILVIILFFQYIVLRKKIQNVKTVFLGFGLVIIGLYAFILGLEMGLFSLGESMAFQLTKGKSVLIIYTFAFAIGFSTTMAEPALMAIAKKAKEISDGKINDFALRLFVAFGVAIGIALGAFRIVDGGHIHYYIIFGYILVIILTFMAPKYIIPIAYDSGGVTTSTVTVPLVAALGIGLATSIEGRSPLIDGFGLIAFASLFPMITVMLYGIFVEKLGVKSDTEIEAANILRDTLIDAENMDLATVNIDGSDRRHSLPMDFSAVVIIIPEDKKLDAIQAASKAGAGGVTVLKADGIGLDGIGNFYRTSFEANGVLLLFLLPSAMVNSVIKEIIHSLHITTIGKGIAFAFPITHMKGISLTRHDIFTHRKDHKDSKNNPENAKEAEERFNQELEKELYNDTSKNS; encoded by the coding sequence ATGACACAGTTTAACTTTTTTTTAAAACTTTTAAGAGATTCATTTAGAGATTTACTTCCAATAATAATAGTAATTTTATTTTTTCAGCTTACAATTATTCAAGATGTACCTGAAAATTGGCTTTCTACTACTATTGGATTAGTAATTGTTGGATTTGGGCTTGCTTTATTTTTACAAGGATTGGAAATAGGAATTTTTCCAATAGGGGAGAGTCTAGCAAGGGATTTTGCAAAAAGTAAGAATATAATTTGGATTCTTTTCTTTGGATTTTTGATTGGTTTTGGTACTACTATTGCTGAACCTGCACTAGCTGTTATTGCAGATAAAGCTGCTTCTATTTCTAGTGGTAGAATTGATGCAACAATATTAAGGCTTGTAGTTGCTGCTTCTGTTGGTTTTGCTATATTATTAGGTGTATTTAGAATAATAAAAGGTCATCCAATACACTACTATATTATTGCTGGATATATTTTAGTAGTGGGAGTAACTTTTTTTGCGCCAAAAGAGATAATTGGTTTAGCATATGATTTAGGTGGAGTTACAACTTCAACTGTAACAGTTCCATTAGTTGCAGCACTTGGAATTGGACTTGCAACTTCAATTAAAGGAAGAAACCCTGTAATTGATGGTTTTGGACTTATTGCTTTTGCTTCATTAACACCAATGATATTTGTGCAAATTTATGGAATTGCTGTATATAATCTATTTGAAGCAAAAGAAGTAGCCGATATTGCAATTAATGCAACGGCTTCAAGTACAATAAATATAAATATTTCTACTATTGTTTCTGGAATATTATCTGTAATTAAAGATGTAGCACCAATACTAGTTATAATACTTTTCTTTCAATATATTGTCTTAAGAAAAAAAATACAAAATGTAAAAACAGTATTTTTAGGTTTTGGTTTAGTTATTATTGGTTTATATGCTTTTATCCTTGGTCTTGAAATGGGTCTATTTTCACTTGGTGAATCAATGGCTTTCCAACTTACAAAAGGTAAATCTGTATTAATAATCTATACATTTGCTTTTGCAATTGGATTTTCAACTACTATGGCTGAGCCAGCATTGATGGCTATTGCAAAAAAAGCAAAAGAGATAAGTGATGGTAAAATTAATGATTTTGCATTAAGACTATTTGTTGCTTTTGGTGTTGCAATTGGTATTGCTTTAGGTGCTTTTAGAATTGTAGATGGTGGACATATACACTACTATATTATTTTTGGGTATATATTAGTGATTATTTTAACTTTTATGGCTCCTAAGTATATTATTCCTATTGCTTATGATAGTGGAGGAGTAACTACATCAACTGTAACAGTTCCACTTGTTGCAGCCCTTGGAATTGGACTTGCTACTTCGATTGAGGGAAGAAGTCCTTTAATTGATGGTTTTGGACTTATTGCATTTGCTTCACTATTTCCTATGATAACAGTAATGTTGTATGGAATATTTGTTGAAAAACTTGGAGTTAAATCTGATACTGAAATTGAAGCTGCAAATATTTTAAGAGATACTTTAATTGATGCTGAGAATATGGATTTAGCAACGGTTAATATTGATGGAAGTGATAGAAGACACTCATTGCCTATGGATTTTAGTGCAGTAGTTATAATAATTCCAGAAGATAAAAAACTTGATGCAATTCAAGCAGCAAGTAAAGCTGGTGCTGGAGGTGTAACTGTTTTAAAAGCTGATGGTATAGGACTTGATGGAATTGGCAATTTTTATAGAACATCTTTTGAAGCAAATGGTGTTTTATTGCTTTTCCTTCTTCCAAGTGCAATGGTAAACTCAGTAATAAAAGAGATTATACATTCATTGCATATTACTACTATTGGAAAAGGTATTGCTTTTGCTTTTCCTATTACACATATGAAAGGTATTAGTTTAACAAGACATGATATTTTTACACATAGAAAAGATCATAAAGATTCTAAAAATAATCCTGAAAATGCAAAAGAAGCAGAAGAGAGATTTAACCAAGAATTAGAAAAAGAATTATACAATGATACAAGTAAAAACAGTTGA
- a CDS encoding thioredoxin family protein, with product MIQVKTVDYISSKINTGEAVLIYFSGENCSVCSVLKSKIEQEISKNFPKIQMYEVKAELYKQVASHFTVFSIPTILVFFDKKEFKRQGRNLSVSLFIKELERPYNLFI from the coding sequence ATGATACAAGTAAAAACAGTTGATTATATTAGTTCAAAGATTAATACAGGAGAAGCTGTATTAATCTATTTTAGTGGTGAGAATTGTTCTGTTTGTAGTGTTTTAAAATCAAAAATAGAGCAAGAAATATCAAAGAACTTTCCAAAAATACAAATGTATGAAGTCAAAGCTGAATTATATAAACAAGTAGCAAGTCATTTTACGGTATTTTCTATACCAACAATATTGGTTTTTTTTGATAAAAAAGAGTTCAAAAGACAAGGAAGAAATTTAAGTGTTTCTTTATTTATAAAAGAGCTTGAAAGACCATATAATCTATTTATTTAA
- a CDS encoding heme-binding domain-containing protein, producing MKKTLLIFFVIFVVMQFIRPEQKNTKIVKELEIVAKPEVMNLFKTSCYDCHSNKTNWPWYSQVAPFSWVITSHVNDGRSALNFTQWNNYDKQKQEEKLRSIYKKVYAAMPLKSYTSFHEEADLTKEQREMIRNWTGVRR from the coding sequence ATGAAAAAAACACTTCTCATTTTCTTTGTTATTTTTGTAGTTATGCAATTTATAAGACCAGAACAAAAAAATACAAAAATAGTAAAAGAGTTAGAAATTGTTGCAAAGCCTGAGGTTATGAATTTATTTAAAACTTCATGTTATGATTGTCATTCAAATAAAACAAATTGGCCTTGGTATTCTCAAGTAGCACCATTTTCTTGGGTTATTACTTCGCATGTTAATGACGGAAGAAGTGCTTTAAATTTCACACAATGGAATAACTATGATAAACAAAAGCAAGAAGAGAAACTAAGATCAATCTATAAAAAAGTTTATGCAGCTATGCCACTTAAAAGTTATACTTCTTTTCATGAAGAAGCAGATTTAACAAAAGAGCAAAGAGAAATGATTAGAAACTGGACTGGAGTGAGAAGATAA
- a CDS encoding MutS-related protein, with amino-acid sequence MRQEVQELLDDKKILLTYTYFKLQKLFEEKYGKNTIVLMEIGTFFEVYEVNNDKEQIGKAKEIAELLNIQLTRKNKSILENSQDNPIMAGVPAISFDKHLSRIINEQKYTVVVIRQRGLPPKVSRYLDTVISPGTNFDFVVDQDENNITSLVVDQVKGIYLIGYSAIDVTTGKCYYNEVHGTSEDKFYALDEAFNYMNMHKTNEIVVTFADKNINQKEVIDYLELKLKTFHIGSFRPKITYQNELFKNVFNIQSLLTSIEHLDMERVPLSSESLAILIDFVIGHDSNIIQKLSMPVKLDISKYIYLGNNALEQLNIIETSHNPSLIKLLNNTSTAMGKRLLKERLTHPVKDTKEILRRFNLSKELFDYYAPIENELANIYDIERLTRRIKLARLHPFELNYLYDSLLSIKEVVKFMESYKFFTPPCSSKELELFINSIDSTFDLDISGKYMLKDVEANMVCEGINVQIDELTRQNDELYSKLELLKSHILTYLKSDDKNQVSINRLDKEGFYLALTKNRYNLIKDELLNSHIIIDDELLLVKDFKIKVQTTNVKISCSLTETISDKYVHNLRKIIELNKLVFKEKLVEFEKKFAILLEELVQFIAEIDLTVSNVKTAKKYNYTCPKIVKTKDDENFLELVELRHPIIEANEEQGIYVPNDVVLGELSYASKEQKNNVIVKNSNPLNITDNKMHGVLLYGINSSGKSSLMKSIGIAVILAQAGFYVPAKSMRFSVFDAVYTRISGADNIAKGLSSFAVEMLELKNIFNRATKKSLVLGDEISHSTETMSGLSIVASAILKLAKLESIFVFATHLHQLPEIKEIEKLRNIISLHLSVMYEDKEDKLIFDRKLAFGSGSSMYGLEYAKSLHMDKEFLSVANDIRKRLTDDYDKIERLTQKKTSKYNKDVFASTCVICGKACDDVHHIKEQARANKDGFIGHMNANHKYNLIPLCKEHHKLVHEGKININGFVATSNGLELHYTSLEE; translated from the coding sequence TTGAGACAAGAAGTTCAAGAACTATTAGATGATAAAAAAATCTTACTTACATACACATATTTTAAACTTCAAAAACTATTTGAAGAAAAATATGGTAAAAATACTATTGTTCTTATGGAAATAGGAACTTTTTTTGAAGTTTATGAAGTAAATAATGATAAAGAGCAAATAGGTAAAGCAAAAGAGATTGCTGAGCTTTTAAATATACAACTAACAAGAAAAAACAAATCAATTTTAGAAAATTCTCAAGATAATCCTATCATGGCAGGTGTTCCTGCTATATCTTTTGATAAACACCTTTCAAGAATAATAAATGAACAAAAATATACAGTAGTTGTTATAAGACAAAGAGGTCTTCCTCCTAAGGTCTCAAGATATTTAGATACAGTTATTAGTCCAGGAACAAATTTTGATTTTGTAGTTGACCAAGATGAAAATAATATTACTTCTTTAGTTGTTGATCAAGTAAAAGGAATATATCTAATAGGTTACAGTGCAATTGATGTAACAACAGGTAAGTGCTATTATAATGAAGTACATGGTACAAGTGAAGATAAGTTTTATGCACTTGATGAAGCTTTTAACTATATGAATATGCATAAAACAAATGAAATAGTTGTAACCTTTGCAGATAAAAATATAAATCAAAAAGAAGTGATTGACTACTTAGAGTTAAAATTAAAAACTTTTCATATTGGAAGTTTTAGGCCAAAAATTACTTATCAAAATGAATTATTTAAAAATGTATTTAATATTCAATCACTTCTTACTTCAATAGAACATCTTGATATGGAAAGAGTGCCTTTAAGTAGTGAAAGCTTAGCTATATTAATTGATTTTGTTATTGGTCATGATTCAAATATTATTCAAAAGTTATCAATGCCTGTAAAACTTGATATTTCAAAATACATATATTTAGGAAACAATGCATTAGAGCAATTAAATATAATAGAAACTTCTCATAATCCAAGTTTAATTAAACTTTTAAATAATACTTCAACTGCCATGGGAAAAAGACTTCTAAAAGAAAGACTTACTCATCCTGTAAAAGATACAAAAGAGATATTAAGAAGATTTAATTTATCAAAAGAGTTATTTGATTATTATGCTCCAATAGAAAATGAATTAGCAAATATTTATGATATTGAAAGACTTACAAGAAGAATAAAACTTGCAAGATTACACCCTTTTGAATTAAACTATTTATATGACTCTTTATTAAGCATAAAAGAAGTCGTAAAGTTTATGGAAAGTTATAAGTTTTTTACTCCTCCTTGTAGTTCTAAAGAGTTGGAACTTTTTATTAATTCAATTGATTCTACTTTTGATTTAGATATATCTGGTAAGTATATGTTAAAAGATGTAGAAGCAAATATGGTTTGCGAGGGAATAAATGTTCAAATTGATGAATTAACTAGACAAAATGATGAACTTTACTCAAAATTAGAGTTATTAAAGTCACATATTTTAACATATTTAAAAAGTGATGATAAAAATCAAGTAAGTATAAATAGGCTTGATAAAGAGGGCTTTTATTTAGCACTTACTAAAAATAGATACAATCTAATAAAAGATGAATTACTAAATTCACATATTATTATAGATGATGAGCTTTTATTAGTTAAAGATTTTAAAATAAAAGTGCAAACTACAAATGTGAAAATATCGTGCAGTTTAACAGAGACTATTTCAGATAAATATGTACATAATCTAAGAAAAATAATAGAATTAAATAAACTTGTATTTAAAGAAAAACTAGTAGAGTTTGAGAAAAAATTTGCAATATTATTAGAAGAACTTGTACAGTTTATAGCAGAGATTGATTTAACAGTTTCAAATGTAAAAACAGCTAAAAAATATAATTATACATGCCCTAAAATAGTAAAAACAAAAGATGATGAAAACTTTTTAGAGCTAGTTGAGCTTAGACATCCTATTATTGAAGCAAATGAAGAACAAGGTATTTATGTTCCAAATGATGTGGTTTTAGGAGAGCTAAGTTATGCCTCAAAAGAGCAAAAAAACAATGTAATAGTAAAAAACTCAAACCCTTTAAATATAACAGATAATAAAATGCATGGAGTTTTACTTTATGGTATAAACTCATCTGGTAAATCTTCACTTATGAAATCAATAGGAATTGCTGTTATTTTAGCACAAGCAGGTTTTTATGTACCTGCAAAATCTATGAGATTTTCAGTTTTTGATGCAGTTTATACAAGAATTAGTGGAGCTGATAATATTGCAAAAGGTTTATCTTCATTTGCTGTTGAGATGCTTGAACTTAAAAATATTTTCAATAGAGCAACAAAAAAATCTTTAGTTTTAGGAGATGAGATTTCTCATAGTACTGAAACTATGAGTGGTTTAAGTATTGTTGCAAGTGCTATATTAAAACTTGCAAAACTAGAATCAATTTTTGTTTTTGCAACGCACTTACATCAATTACCAGAGATAAAAGAGATAGAAAAACTAAGAAATATTATCTCTTTACATCTATCAGTTATGTATGAAGATAAAGAAGATAAGCTTATTTTTGATAGAAAACTAGCCTTTGGAAGTGGTTCTTCTATGTATGGATTAGAGTATGCAAAATCACTTCATATGGATAAAGAGTTTTTAAGCGTTGCAAATGATATTAGAAAACGTTTAACAGATGATTATGATAAAATAGAAAGACTTACACAGAAAAAAACCTCAAAATATAATAAAGATGTATTTGCCTCAACTTGTGTAATATGTGGAAAAGCTTGTGATGATGTTCATCATATAAAAGAGCAAGCAAGAGCAAACAAAGATGGCTTTATAGGTCATATGAATGCAAATCATAAATATAATTTAATTCCTTTATGCAAAGAGCATCATAAATTAGTTCATGAAGGCAAAATAAATATAAATGGATTTGTAGCAACCTCAAATGGTTTGGAGCTTCATTATACAAGTTTAGAAGAGTAG
- a CDS encoding HNH endonuclease signature motif containing protein: MHIQLLLGNDIMNNTQKKLISNFGIENNLAERISKQLTISKIKQYGKKRLFEDYNLNKETVEIIKRKTSRPPIPDETIKDLFYKSMYQCIICNSTSFVIHHIKEWHRSKSHDIDNLVLLCPNHHNDAHTTHRLAKTLSEKYIKDARKRHYEKVIELRDKFTFGNLNYKDGGLWYVNIEHILKTFYSLFGNDICKMAKLKNFEDLLTKGYINPKGAFTNNNLILWNTNRKFFNDIKGGMNTQLNIREYLESMVGSILSKLQLPLLHKLKSIKELENLHRKEALLLFKGNIKYTKSINNPLKDMKGTFKIQNFNFVFEYNSFYYLGNSASTYLLPSGFDGEVMLKIKSIQKDNQNYNVVCRIYFIGMESNSIIEF; encoded by the coding sequence ATGCATATTCAATTATTATTAGGAAATGACATCATGAACAACACTCAAAAAAAATTAATTTCTAATTTTGGGATAGAAAATAATTTAGCTGAAAGAATCAGTAAACAATTAACTATTTCAAAAATTAAACAATATGGAAAAAAGAGACTTTTTGAAGATTATAATCTTAATAAGGAGACCGTTGAAATTATTAAAAGAAAAACATCCCGTCCACCTATTCCAGATGAAACAATAAAAGATTTATTTTATAAATCAATGTATCAGTGTATTATTTGTAATTCTACAAGTTTTGTTATACACCACATCAAAGAATGGCATAGAAGTAAAAGCCATGATATTGATAATTTAGTACTACTTTGTCCAAATCATCATAATGATGCACATACAACGCATAGACTTGCAAAAACTTTATCTGAAAAATATATAAAAGACGCAAGAAAAAGACATTATGAAAAAGTTATAGAATTAAGAGATAAATTCACATTTGGTAATTTAAACTATAAGGATGGCGGACTATGGTATGTAAATATAGAACATATATTAAAAACTTTTTATTCACTATTTGGTAATGATATATGTAAAATGGCTAAATTAAAAAATTTTGAAGATCTTTTGACAAAAGGTTATATAAACCCGAAAGGAGCTTTTACTAACAATAATCTTATATTATGGAATACAAATAGAAAATTTTTTAATGATATTAAAGGTGGAATGAATACACAACTAAATATAAGAGAATATTTGGAATCAATGGTAGGTTCTATTTTAAGTAAACTTCAACTTCCTTTATTACATAAATTAAAATCAATAAAAGAACTAGAAAATTTACACCGTAAAGAAGCACTACTTTTATTTAAAGGAAATATAAAATATACAAAATCTATAAACAATCCTTTAAAAGATATGAAGGGAACTTTTAAAATACAAAATTTTAATTTTGTATTTGAATATAATAGTTTTTACTATTTGGGCAATTCTGCTAGTACATATTTATTACCTAGTGGCTTTGATGGAGAAGTAATGCTAAAAATCAAATCAATACAGAAAGATAACCAAAACTATAATGTAGTTTGTAGAATATATTTTATAGGAATGGAAAGTAATAGTATTATTGAATTTTAA
- a CDS encoding response regulator, whose translation MKILVFENEISEVENSFKIFNLKYYNNELEIKYYTNSQDFGDITNVDDYKLIIIDIDLSVKSAKDGFGIIDDIKEYKPEVLRRTIIITGSSQVRKKLDEKSYNFIPILQKPINYKEIFNGTKKFLT comes from the coding sequence GTGAAAATATTAGTTTTTGAAAATGAAATTAGTGAAGTTGAAAACTCTTTTAAAATTTTTAATTTAAAATATTATAACAATGAATTGGAAATAAAATATTACACAAACTCACAAGATTTTGGAGATATAACAAATGTTGATGATTATAAATTAATCATAATTGATATTGATTTATCTGTAAAAAGTGCAAAAGATGGATTTGGTATTATTGATGATATAAAAGAATATAAACCTGAAGTTTTAAGAAGAACAATTATTATTACTGGTTCAAGTCAAGTTAGAAAAAAGCTTGATGAAAAAAGTTATAATTTTATACCTATCTTACAAAAACCAATTAATTATAAAGAAATTTTTAATGGCACAAAAAAGTTTTTAACATAA
- a CDS encoding HPP family protein — MNYIKKIKGNNAKLPPKANAIEVAFAFIGAFIAISVVAYLTNSYENIFIMGSFGATCVLLFGFSDSPFSQPRNIFFGHVISTFMGLFFFHFVGDYWWSLALALALAIAVMLLTRTVHPPAGSNPVIVFIMGSSWNFLFFPTALGAAIIILVGVFYNNLHKKRVYPNYWI, encoded by the coding sequence ATGAATTACATAAAAAAAATAAAAGGAAATAATGCAAAGCTTCCACCAAAAGCAAATGCTATTGAAGTTGCCTTTGCTTTTATTGGTGCATTTATTGCAATATCTGTTGTTGCTTATCTTACAAATAGTTATGAAAACATATTTATCATGGGTTCATTTGGAGCTACTTGTGTTTTGCTATTTGGATTTAGCGATAGTCCTTTTTCACAACCAAGAAATATCTTTTTTGGTCATGTTATATCAACATTTATGGGACTATTCTTTTTTCATTTTGTTGGTGATTATTGGTGGAGTTTAGCTCTTGCTTTAGCTTTAGCTATTGCAGTAATGTTATTAACAAGAACAGTTCATCCCCCAGCAGGTTCAAATCCAGTTATTGTATTTATAATGGGTTCATCTTGGAATTTTCTATTTTTTCCAACAGCTTTAGGAGCTGCTATTATAATTTTAGTTGGTGTTTTTTATAATAATTTACACAAAAAAAGAGTCTATCCAAACTATTGGATATAA
- a CDS encoding TetR/AcrR family transcriptional regulator, with protein MAIKKTSKEEILNKAINLFKTQGFNHTSMANIADECGLIKGSIYHHFKNKDEIGLEALKYISEYFDKNIFSIKDETLLTKEKLKKIVKKTDEYFLNSNGGCLLANLATEVSNQNEAYKTVIIDYFKTWEDCLAKILEEKYPKNEAQDLAYEYICSLQGSIIMFNLTNNKKRLLKIGKNLLTKV; from the coding sequence ATGGCAATAAAAAAAACATCAAAAGAAGAGATACTAAACAAAGCAATTAATCTTTTTAAAACTCAAGGCTTTAATCATACTTCAATGGCAAATATTGCAGATGAATGTGGATTAATAAAAGGAAGTATCTATCATCATTTTAAAAATAAAGATGAGATAGGACTTGAAGCACTTAAATATATAAGTGAATACTTTGATAAAAATATTTTTTCAATAAAAGATGAAACACTACTTACAAAAGAAAAGTTAAAAAAAATAGTTAAAAAAACTGATGAATACTTTTTAAATAGTAATGGAGGTTGTTTACTAGCAAATTTAGCAACTGAAGTTTCTAATCAAAATGAAGCATACAAAACAGTTATAATAGATTATTTTAAAACTTGGGAAGATTGTTTAGCTAAAATTTTAGAAGAAAAATACCCTAAAAATGAAGCACAAGATTTAGCATATGAATATATTTGTTCTTTACAAGGTTCTATTATTATGTTCAATCTAACAAACAATAAAAAAAGACTTTTAAAAATAGGAAAAAACCTATTAACTAAAGTTTAA
- a CDS encoding DnaJ domain-containing protein: MKLKKWIYLTIFLVIFYYAFIVNIVITLSIIASLYIAFKLYRFYAKRELNKLVKSKESFEKSQLGLFVALVAKVAKADGRVQELEAQLISMMFDDISKIFNEKEKARAIMKEIFNEEKQKEGNTKEIAQALNKILGRSIIKRKQFLSFLIQLAYIDSGISQDEKKVLHEIMQELNIEPSVYDEIVNKFENMMKNKQETMSLQEAYEILEVKQSDDMNTIKKAYRKLIRKYHPDIISSQDKDESYMEEATAKTQKINQAYQVIKDENKN; encoded by the coding sequence ATGAAATTAAAAAAATGGATATATTTAACAATCTTTTTAGTAATCTTTTATTATGCATTTATAGTAAATATAGTTATAACACTTTCAATTATTGCTTCTTTATATATAGCATTTAAACTATATAGATTTTATGCTAAAAGAGAGTTAAACAAGCTAGTAAAATCAAAAGAGTCTTTTGAAAAAAGTCAACTAGGACTTTTTGTTGCCCTTGTTGCTAAAGTTGCTAAAGCAGATGGAAGAGTACAAGAACTTGAAGCACAACTAATTAGTATGATGTTTGATGATATCTCTAAAATTTTCAATGAAAAAGAAAAAGCAAGAGCTATAATGAAAGAGATTTTCAATGAAGAAAAACAAAAAGAAGGAAATACTAAAGAAATCGCTCAAGCTTTAAATAAAATATTAGGTCGTAGTATTATTAAGCGTAAACAGTTTTTGAGTTTTTTAATTCAATTAGCTTATATAGATAGTGGAATTAGTCAAGATGAAAAAAAAGTTTTACATGAAATTATGCAAGAGTTAAATATAGAACCTAGCGTATATGATGAGATTGTAAATAAGTTTGAAAATATGATGAAAAATAAGCAAGAAACAATGAGTTTGCAAGAAGCTTATGAGATTTTAGAAGTAAAACAAAGTGATGATATGAACACTATAAAAAAAGCATATAGAAAATTAATTAGAAAATACCATCCAGATATTATAAGTTCACAAGATAAAGATGAAAGCTACATGGAAGAAGCAACAGCAAAAACACAAAAGATAAACCAAGCTTATCAAGTTATAAAAGATGAAAATAAAAATTAA